Part of the Paeniglutamicibacter sulfureus genome, GTCCGCCGGCGACCTGGGAGAAGATCGAGGCAACACGCAACCAGCCGAGCCTGACTGGCATCTCCGCAACCTGCGGGTGGAGTCTTGCCGGGATCACCGTCCCGGCCAAGGGAAGCGTCGAGGCCAGCGCAAGGATTCCGGTGGAACTGGTCGGTGTGAACGCCCTGGAGCAATGGCTGGAAGCTTCGGCCGCGGCAACCACCGCAGCGGTGTCGGACCCCGCGGCGGCCGGCTCGGCGTATCCGGTGCAGCGGCTGCGGGACATCAAGGTCGTCACCCCGGCGCGAACGGTGAGCCAGACCGCGCTTCCGGTCACCCTGGTGCCGGTGTGGCCCGGCGGCGAAGACGTGCTGAACCCGCTCTACACCTCCCCGTCCACGGGCAAGGCCTCGGCAATGCTCGCCGCGGTGGCCGGGGGCGAGAAGGGCGTGCGCTTCTCCGACGGCTGTTCCGGTTCCCTGGCGGTATCCGCCGACGGGCTGGTGGTCACGGCGCTGTCCGTCACCCCGAACTGCATCCTGCGGGCCGGGGTCGGCAACTTCACCGACCTGGCCAGCGACCCGTTTGGCATCACCACCCGCGGGTAGCCGGTAGTCGCGGACTGCCGAACAGGCAGCGATTGATGCCCTCACGGTCTCGATGACCCGGCGCACCGGGACGGAAGATCAGTGACCCGCGCCCACCTCCGATTCCAGGAAACCCAGGAACCATGCCCCTTCCCCGTTCCAGGCAACTGCCATGGCTGATATCCCATCTCTGCGCCCCGACCGTCCTGGTCACCGCGCTGTTGATGTTCACCCCGCTGAGATTCCCGCAGGTCTCCTGGCCCCATGCGTTCGTGGCCACCACCTTCACCATGCTCATCCCGTGGGCAGTCCTCGTCTGGGCCCGCAAGACCGGGAAAGTCAGTGACATCCACATCACCCGGCGCGAACAGCGGTGGCCGTTGCTTTTAACCGCGTTGGCCTCGATCCTGCTGGGCCTGACGCTGATGGTGTGGCTTCGGGTCGAACCGGTCCTCCTGCGTGAGGTGTTGCTGATCTTGGCGGGCCTGCTGATCACCGGGGGCATCACACTGCGCTGGAAGATTTCGATCCATGTGGCCGTTGCCGCCTTCGTGGCCCTCCACATCCTTGAAGACCGGCCTTATGGCGCTGCCGTGGCGGTGGCCGTGGTGGGAATACTCAGCTGGTCACGGGTTCAGCTCAGGCACCACACCAGCAGCCAGGTCTTTGCCGGGGCCGTCGTGGGGGCGATGGTCAGCCTTTTCGCCTTTTTGCCCATGTCGGGCTGAGAAGGCCCGCTTTCGCGGACCTTCCCGGGCATCGGCTATTCGTATCCCTGGGGGTCCGAATCAGGCGCCGGGCGTTGTCCCCGGCCCCATGGACTGGATGAATGCCGGCGTCCCGCCCACGCAGAGGTAGCCTCGGCCGGGGGTCACCGCCACCGGGGCGCGGCGCGGCAGGGTGACGCCGAGTAGCTCCCCGTCGTAGTCGACGTCGGGCTGCAGCAGCACCCCGCAACGGGACTTGCGCAGCGTCTTGGTCCAGTGCGCATACAGGGCCCGCAAGTCAGCTGAGCGGCCCGCGGCGATCACGCAGACCCGCTGCCCGGAGGCCAACAGGTTGGCCAGGGATGCATCGGAATCCTCGAAGCGTTCGGCGTCGTCCACCAGCAACACCACGGGTCCGCGCTCCAGACGGATCGAGGCCAGCAGGGCCGGGAGGTCCTCCGGTCCCACGGCCACCTTGTCCAGGCCGGCGTTGGCCAGCGGGGAACGCCGGCCGCAGGCGCCCCACACTGCCACCGGCTCCCCGTCGGCGGAGGAGGCGCGGATCGACTCGGCAAGGGCCAGCAACAGCGTCGACTTGCCCGAGCGTGCGGGCCCGGAAATGAGCACGTGTTCGCCCTCGTAGACCTCGAGCACTCCCGGGGCCAGGTCCTCCTCGCGCAACCCGACCGGGAAGCGCCATGGCTCGCCCTGAAGTTGCGCAGGCATGCCGAGTTCGGCGACGGTCAGCTCCTCGGGCAGCCGGCCGATGGCGGCGGCCTTCGGCGCGGTGCCGGGCCAGCGCGCGGCGACGGATTCCACCGCTGCGGCCAGGTCGGTGCCGGGGGTGGCGATGTGCATCTGCCGCAGCGTCCCGGCATCCACGCAGCGCCCGGGCACCGCGGCCGGGATGTTGCTCCCGCGCACGCCCAGGGCCGAGTAGTCGTAGGGATCGGCCAGCCGGTAGAGCCATTTCTGGATGGTGACCTCGTCGATCGCCGAGGGCACCGCCTTGGCGCGGGTGGTCGCCACGGCGAAGTACAGCCCCAGGGCCGGTCCGTCGGCGTAGGCGCGGTTCAGGGCATCCAACAGCCCCTGGCCGTCGTAGTCCTGGAATTCGTCGCGCAGCGTGGCCAGCCCGTCGATGAGCACGAGCGTCTCGCGGCGTGAGCCGGGGTCGGCGCGCCTGCGCGCCAGCTCGGTGCGCAGGTGCCGCAGGAAGCGGGCCTGCTGCTCCTTGGCGCCGGGTCCGGTGCCCACGTAGGCGGAGGTGTGCGGCAGCGCCGCCAGCGGGGCCAGGGCGCGGGACCCCAGGTCCAGCACCAGCAGGTCAAGTTCCCGCGGGTCCTTGGCGGCCGCGGCGGCCAGGGCCAGGGATGCCAGCGCGGTGCTGGTGCCGGAACCTGCGATGCCCAGCAACAGCAGGTTGCCCTTGGCCAGGTCCCAGCCGGCGGGGGACTGACGCTGGGCCTCGGGCTCGTCCTTCAGCGCGACCTCGATGCAGCGCCCGCGCACCGAACCCACCACCGGGATCGTTGAGGCGCGGTGGGCGGGACCGGTGCCGGTGCCGTCGGCAGGGAAGCCGGCCAGCGGGACGCGCTCGCCCAGCGCCACGGGCCAGACCGGCCGAGGCTCCCCGAACCCGGCAGCCCGGTGGGCCTGGTTGATGGCCTCGATGAGCCCGTCCAGGTCGCTGTCCTCGGATTCGGCTCCCGGCGCCGGGGCCCGCGGCGGAACCGCGATGCCAAAGTGCCCGATCTCATCGAGCACCAGTTCGTCGGAGGCTGCCCGCGAGGCGCGCCCGGTGACCAGTGCCGTCTGCACCGGGGTGATCTCGTCCTGCCCCAGCTTGATGTAGGCCCGCCCGGTCTGCGCGCGGGAAATGCCGGCGGCTGCCGGGACGCCGATGACGTTGGAAGAGTCGTCGCGGCTTTGGACGCGCAGGGCCACGCGCAGGTTGGTGTTGGCCAGGATGTCGTCGTTGACCACGCCGGCGGGGCGCTGGGTGGCCAGGATCATGTGCACGCCCAGGGTTCGCCCGACCGCGGCGACGGAGACCAGCGAGGAGAGCACCTCGGGGAAGTCCTTGGCCAGCATCGCGAATTCGTCGACCACCAGCAGCAGCCGGGGCATCGGCTCTTCCGGGTTTGTGGCCAGGTAGGCATCGAGGTTGTCGATGTCCTCGCCGGCGGCGGCGAAGATGCGCTGGCGGCGGGCCATCTCCGCCTCGAGGGAGCGCAGGGCCCGGTCGGCCAGCTGCTCGTCGAGGTTGGAGATGGTGCCGATGGTGTGCGGCAGGGCTTCGCAGGCGGCGAAGGCGGCGCCCCCCTTGAAGTCGATGAGGATGAAGTTCAGCCGGGTGGCGTCGTTGCGTGCGGCGAGTCCGGCGACCAGGGAGCGCAGGAACTCGCTCTTGCCCGAACCCGTGGTGCCGCCGACCAGCCCGTGTGGCCCGTCCTTGACCAGGTCAAGGGACATCGGCCCGGATTCGGAGGTGCCGATCGGGGCGGAGAAACCCTTGGCCTTGGCCCACTGCGTGCGGATCGACTCGGCGTCGCTGGCCGGCATGCCGGCCAGCTCGGGCAGGCGCACCAGGGAGGGCAGCGCGGCGCCGGGTACCACCAGCTCCGGGTCGTCGAAGCGCGCCAGGTCCATGGCGCAGCGTTCCGCGGCCTCGAGGCCGATGCCGGCCAACACCGTGTCGCCCACGTTCGTGAGCTCGCCGAGGTCGTGCACGGATGCCGCGGCGTCGGTTCCCACCGTGATGACGGTGGTGCAGGAGGCGGGCAGCTGCTGCTCGGAGGCGGCGATCACGATGCCCGAGACCCGCGGTCCCTGCGCCGTGCCGCGGCCGCCGAGTCCCGGGACCGAGCGGCCGTGGCCCAGCAGCTCGCGTGCCGGGGCGTCGCGGCCCTCGGTGAGCACCTCGGAATCCAGCACCAGCAGCGTGGTGCCGCCGGTGGACTCCTCGAGCCCATCGCGCAGGGCGCGCAACAGGGCCGCGCTGCGCCGGCGTTCGTCGGAGAGCCAGCGTTCGGAGGTGCCGGTGCCCAGCCGCCGGGTGTGTGGCAGCCAGGAGGCCCAAGACCATTCCTCGTGGCGTCCGCGGTCGCAGAACACCGCGATGGACAAATCTGCGGGCCCCGCGTGCACGGCGGCCTGGGTGAGCAGGGACCTGGCCAGGGCCAAGGCTCCGGCGCGGTCCCCGACGATGCCCACGACGCCGGCGTCGGTGAGGTCCACCAGCACGGGGGCCGCGGGGATCCGGCTGGCCTCCAGTGCCTCGCGCACCAGGCGGTCGGGAACCGGGGCGGAGCGGTCATCGAGCCGGGGGGCCCAGGGCACGTCGCCGATCCCTGCGTTAAGGGCCAGGAAGCCCGCGGAGCCGGCTCTTCGCTGCCACAGCCTGGTCGTGGGCAGCGCGGCGATGCGCATGGTCGTGGCGGGGTCGGGGATTTCGCTGTGGCGGCGCGTGGCCTGGACCGCCGCCGCGTCGGCGATCTCGGTGGCGAAGTCGGCCAGGGCCGCGGTGAAGCGCTCGTCCTCTTCCTTGAGGTTCTTGGCGCGGCGGTGCTTCTGCTCGAACCACATGCCCACGGCCATGACCGGACTCAGCGCGGCGAACATGGCGAAGCGGGCATCTCCCAGCATCATCACCATGGCCCCGGCCAGCAGCAGCGGGGCCAGCACGGTGATGTAGCTGAACTTGGAGGCCGGGGGGACGTCCTTGCGCACCGGCGGGGACAGCGGATCGGGTTCCGGCGGGTTTCCGGGGCGTGGGGGCCGGTTGAACGGCGCGGTGGCCGCGGGCGTGAGGTTGTGCAGCGACCCGGGTTCCGGGGCGCGGTTCTCCGTGATCTCCGGCCGCAGCAGCACCGTCGTTCCGCCCATGACCAGGGTGGTGCCGGCGGTGACAAGTACGCCGTCCCCATCCACCGCTTCCCCGGCCAGCAGCGTTCCGTTGGTCGAGCCCGAGTCACGGACCCGCACGCCGTCTCCCTCGAGTTCCAGGCTGGCATGGTTCCACGAGGCGCTTTCGGTCTGCAGGACCAGATCCGCCTGCGGGGAACGGCCGATGAGCAGCGGCCGGTGCGCGGGAAGCGGAATAACCGCACCTGCATCCAGGCCGCCGGATAGGGTGGCGCTCCAGCCGCGCAAGGGCTCGGGGCGGGGGAGGGGTGCCAGCGAAATGGTGCTGCCCTCCAGCAGCAGCAACTCCTCCAACGGGGTATCGGCGGGCACCGCAGCGGCGTCCACGTACAGCGTGGAGCCGGGGGGAGGAGCGGTGCCGCCTGCGGCGGTGACCAGCTGCGCGAGTGTCGTGCCGGGAGCGAAGGTTCCCAGCTCCCGGTCAAGTCGCTGGCCATCCAGCCGGATCAGCACGCGCACCGCGCGCTCCTTTCGTCGTTGGGACGTGGGGTCAGTCGGCGGCGGGGCTCGAGAACCAGGAAGCCGGTCCGCCGCTCCCGGATACCAGCGGGCGCAAGCCCAGGTCCTGGGCCGAGAAGTGCAGCACCGCCGGTTCCCCGTCCATGCTATCGGGCCGGGTGAAGTCCAGTCCGGGGCCGGCGATGCCGTCGGCCGGGCCAAGCTTCAGCGTACCGAGTGCCTTGGCCACCTTGGCCGGATCGCCGCTGCCGGCGGTTGATACCGCCCGCACCAGAGCCACCACGGCGTCGTGGCTGCGCGAATCGGCGGCGTTGGCGACCTCGCTGAAGGGCACGTCGCCGGTGAGGTTCTTGGCTTCCTTGTCCTGGGCGAGGACCCGCAGGCCGGCGAGGAACCCGGACATGGCCCGTCCGGAGGCATCGGGCCGCAGGGCGGCCGCGTCGCCGGCGTCGGGGCCGACGGTGGAGAGCCGTCCGGAGGCGGTGCCGCCGGCCTGGGCCAACCGGGAGGCGAAGGCGGGGCTGGTGGCCCCGGGTGTCAGCACGACCGGGACCGTGACGTTGGCCGATTGCAGGGCATGGACGACCGTTGCCTGTTGCGTCGGGTTGCCCGAGAGCAGCACCGCGTCGGCGGGGTTGGCCACCGGGGCGCGTCCAGGGGTGCCGTCGGCCTTCGCCGGTTCAACCACGCCGGTGCGGCGGGCGACATCTGCAGCGAGCTGCTCGGCATCGGCGCCCGGTTCGAAGGAGATTTTCGCCGCGACGTCCACGGATGCCGGGGCACCGCCGCCGGCGTCGATCAGCAGCGTCCGCTTCGCGCCGGCCAGGGCGGAAGTCAGTGACTTGGACACTTGGGCCTCGGTGGGCGCGGTGCGCCAGGCGGCACCGTCGCCATCGACCTTGTCGGCGTAGTAGGGCAGCAGTACCGGGACCCCGGCGCTGGCGGCGGCCTCGAGGGCTCCGTCCACCTGCTCGCCGTCGGTGGCCACGATGATCCCCGAGACGCCCTCGGAAACCAGTTTCTCCACGGCCTTGCGTGCGCCCTCGGTCGTTCCGCGGTCATCTGCGGTGGACAGGGCGATGGCGGTGCCCGAGAGGGAGAAGCGGTGCGCGGCAACCGCCGCGCCCTGTGCCGCATCCTTCCACGCGGCGCCGGAACTGGACCCGAGCGTCACCACGACACCGAGCTTGGTCTCGGCAGGGACGTTGGCTGCGGACAATGCCACCGGGACGCTTGCCTCCACAGGGTCGCCCATGGCCGCGTCGGAAGGACGGAACAGGAAGACCGACATCGCGATGATCGCGGCCACGGCCACAATGGCCACCGCGCCGGAAATCAGGTTCCGGCGCGTCGCGAGACGGCTCACTTGGCACTTCCGAGGCGGAAGGCGTACAGCGTCTGCGTCGCGGTGCCCGCCGGCACCTCGAGGTGGAAGGTCGGCAGGGCCGAGACGGCCTCGAGCGAAGCCTTGAACTGTGCCTGGCGCAGCAGGATCCCTGCAACGTCCTCGGCGCGCACGTTGGCGTAGCCCTGGGCGTTCTTGGTGGCCAGGGCCAGCTGGTAGTCGGCCGTGTCGGCCTTCGCCGCGCTGGTGGCCATGGATCCGAGCAGTCCGGACCCGTTCACCTTGCGGTCGCCCAGGTCGAGCATGACCTTGGACAGGCCGGCGGCGAGCAGCTTCGAGGCACCCTCGACATCCCGCGTCGAGGCTCCTGTACTCTGCGCGATGCCCTCGAGCGAGGCAGCGGTCTGCTTGCTGACTGCCTCCGAAAGGCCGGCGTCCTGCTTGGCTAGTTCGGCGTGCTGCTTGTCAACGGTCGTCTTGGCGTTGGCCTCAACGTCGACGGCAGTCGCGGACAGACCCGCAACCGAGCGGTCGAAGGCCTTCACGACTGCGTCGCTGCCTTCGGCGCCTTGGGCGGAGACCACGCGGATCTGGCTGTCGATCAGAGCGTTGACCTCTTCGGTCATGGCGTTCTGGGTGTCCGCGAAGGCCATCTTGATGCCAGACTCGAGCTCGTCCTGCTGCTTTTGCAGGGACAGCAGTGCCGCATCCATGGAGTCGCGGCTTGCCTTGGCATCGTTCACGGTCCTACGAAGTACTTCGATTTCGCTTCGGAGGCTCCCGCCGACCTTCAAGGTGTCTTCCAAGTTATCTATCTTGGTGCTGACTGCCTCAATGCTGTCCGTCAGACTCGAATTGGCCTTGTCGATCTCTTTGTACACGGGACCGTCCAGGACCGGTTTGTTGGCCAAGTCCGCAACGTCTTCCCAGGCCGCGATTTGGGTCGCTGCCGGACCTTCGTCGGGATCCTCCCATGCTTCGGTCGCTTTCTTGACCCAGTCTGTCCATGCGTCGGCTTGCGCAGTCACCTGAGCGGCCCGTTCATCCGACTGGTCGTCCAGATCATCGGCCAAGTTCTGCATTCGCTTTTTCAGCGGATCAGGGTACTTGGCGAGGTCCTCGAAGGTTTCTGGGTCGGTGCCGCGGCACGGAATCGAGGTCAGGTATGTCCGAAGCGCTTCGATGTCCTCACGCGAGGGCGCCGTCTGGGCGGCCGCTTCAGACGATGAGCTCTCAGTGGATGCATTTTTTGGTATCAGGTCGCACATTTCGGCTGCAAGCCTGTCATTTTGGACAATCATTGAGTCGAGCTCGTTTGTGCGTTCAATCGGCTTGTAGACCCATGGATTTTTTAGATCAAACGGAAACTTTTGGCCCTTGACGAGCTTGACCGTGTTCGAGGCGATCGTCTTGATCTCCTCGTTTCTAGTCCGCTCGTCCTCGACCAGATTACCGATTGCCGCCGTTAGCTCATCAGTCGGGAAGGCAACCTTCTTGGCCGTGTCGCGCAGCTCTTGGAGCGCATCCTTGGTTGCCTTGGCTTCTTGTTCCTTATTGGCATCGCCAGTGGCCGCCGCCTCGTCCAAAGCGTCGACGTCTAAGGCCAGCTCGTCAATTCCGTCGGAAAGGATCCGGTGCTGGGCCCGCGCGCCGGTGATGACCTCGGGCTGAAGAGTGGCAACCAGCTTGTCGCCCTGGTCCACCAACTTCAGCAGGGCGCCGGTCACGGTGATCGACGAAGCGTGGAACGCACAGGTCAGTGATGCGACGGCGCAGTTCTCGGCGTTGGGCTCGGAAGGGCCAACGGTGCTCTGCAGTGCGGTGGCAACTTCGTCACGGCAACCCGCGGTCGAGCGGGCATAGCCGTCCAGCTGGGCGGACATCAGCACGAGGCTGGAGTAGACCGTCGCGGTTTCGCCTGCGGGTGCAACGATGGCGGCGCAGCCGTTGCCCTTGATCGTTGCCTTTGGCACGCCGACCGAGGTGTCGCCCAGCATGGCGTCGACCGTGTTCACGGTCTGGGAAAGCTGCGCAAGGGTCGTGGTCTCGGCGCCGGTGACAGTGGAATCGAGGTCAGTCTTGAGCGATCCGAGTTGGTCCTTCAAGCCGCTGAGGGTCCCGGCCAAGGAGTCGCTGCTCTCCTTCAGGTGGGCGGCGGTGCTCACGCCCAGGGTCTGTGAGGTGCTCTCCAGGTTGCCGCGCACGTCGGTGATGGTGGAGCCCGCACGGCTCAACACGTCATTCACTTCGGCAATGAGGTCGATGGTGCGCCGCTGCAGGGCGAGCTCGGAGGTGGGGCTGGTGTCGAACGCGGAGGCCAGCACGCCGTCCACCGAGAGGTCAGTGGACATGCCCGGCTGCACGGCCAGGTCGATGCTCGGGGTGGCGAAATCGGTGACGTCTGCGACCAGCCGCAGCGTGGTGCTGGCGCTGGTTGCCGGAGGTGCCAGAAGAGTTGCCCACTGGATGACCGTCTCCCCGTCGGGCGAAGCGCTGACGATGCCGTTGGTCCCGGCCGCGCCGGAACCGGATTCGGCGACGATGGCGCCGGGCGAAACCTCGGGAAGCACCGTCGAGGCGGCAATGGTCATCGGTGCGCCAACGAGTGCAGGTTCGGTGCGGGACTGGCCCGCGACGTCGAATGTCACGTCGTTGGGCGCCACCGTGAGGTTTTCCACGGTCAGGCCGATCTCGATCCGGCCGGTGTAGCCGGCCAGCTCCTCGAGATTGGTGCCGGTCTTCTCCGCGGTGCGGTACTGCGTGCTCACGCGAACGGGAAGGTCGTTGGCGACTTCACCCGGAATATAGGCGGTATCTGCGCTCGAGGAACCGCCGGTGGCGTCGTCCACGGAGATGGCGGTTCCGTTCACCGCCGAGATAGAGCCGTTGGAGGCAAGATCCACGTTAACCGACTGCAGCACCCTCGTGGGGTTGTCGATGGCCTGTGGTGCGTTGGTACACGATGTGGTGAAAGCCAAGGCAGCAACCGTGAGTACCGCGCCCGCGCCACGACGGAGTCGGAGGGTGCGTTTGGTTGTGTCGACATGCTGCTGGCGTGTGCGCGTACTGGCCACTGGGGTCCCTTCGTTTGCAAATTCCTATTGAATAATAGGCGGTACGCCACCGAAATGAATAAACGGACAAGGTGCCCCGCGTTCATATCACCAAGGGGGTCCGGTGCGCGACGAAATCCATTCATGACGTTGATCCCTGGAGTTCATGCCTCGGTTGCCTGGGATGGGCCATGTCATGTTGATAGAGTTATTCCTGTTCGAGTCTCCAAGTAGCGCGTTTGCGCGGGGACATCACCAGGATTCTTGGAGGATTTCATGTCGCGTGTCCTATCAACGGAGCAGGCAAAGACGGCCATTCAGCAGATTCAGGCGATCATCAACGGTGGCTTCACCGACCAGATCAGCCAGTTGGATGCCCAGGGACGGGTCCTGTCTGACCCGAATGTCTGGGATGGCCCACTTGCTTCCCAGTTCCGCGGTTCAACGTGGCCGGAGACGAAGGCCGCGCTGGACAAGGCACGCACCGAGCTGGAGCAGCTGCGTGGCCAGCTGAACCAGATCTCGACGAACATCTTCACCGCGGGCGGCGGCAACTAGCCAGTTCTGGGCCTCGCCCCCGCTGGAGCCAGGTCGCTGAAGGAAGAAGCCCGCAAGGAAACCGAACGGCGCCGGCTGGCCAGGGAATGGAAGCAACGCCGGGACGAACGCCAAGCAAACTGGATCGACCGGACAGTGGATCGGTGCCGAGGATCCGCCCGTCGGGCCTCCGGCGCTGGAAGTGAGCATCCAAGCTTCGGCCCCGGTGACCGGGGTGCGACAGACACCCGCCCCGGGCGGCGGTTCCAACGCGGGCGTTTCCGCGGCGGGGCACAGCGACCTTCGGTCATTCGCCACCGGATCGGCGAACCTCAATAGTGAACTTGCCGGCAAGCCCGCATCATTGCGCAGCCACCTCGCGGACTCAGTGGAGCGTGTTGACATCGCCCGGTAGCGATCCGGGACAGGTCGAGGTGATGATTGGGGACATGCTTCTTTCTCATGCGTCCTGGGAAACCACGACTCTGGAGAAAACGTTGGCTGCGGTAGGTATTTCCACCGAAAGGGCGGTGCCGATCCCCAAATGACGTGGTTTAGCTCGCCGACGATTGCTGATTGGAGGACCTTGGCTTCATGATTTTAGTTGAGCGTCGACTGACGCCGGTTGCTCGGGTGGCGGCGCCCACGCCGGGACGTTACGTCCTTGCGTTCGCTGCGGCGATTGGGGGCCTGGCGATTTCATTCTTGTTTGGTGCGTTTCCGATTCTCGTCGTCCTTTTCTCTTCAGTTGTCCTCCTGCTCTCGTTTCTTTCCGGAGCACGGCAGGACCCCTACCAGCGCATGATGGCCTATCCACTGGTGATCGTTCTTTCCATGGTTTTGTTGATCAATTTCGGTCCGATCACTTGGACGATTGCGGCGCTGGTGGGCTGTGCCGTTCTCGGAATGACCCTCGGGCGTGGACTCCGGGCGGCGAGGCAGGGGATCGAGGTTCTGCCCGATCCTCCGACGGATCCGTTGGCCGTTCCGGGTAGGACCGTGGCCACTTGGGCGATCGGCAAGGACCGCTTCGAGCAGATCGACCCGGAGGGGGAGAAGCTCGACGAGCTGTTGGCGCAGCTCAATGGCAACTTTTCGGCCTTGTCACTTCGGCGGGGGTCGGCGCGGTTGGATGCTGTTGGTTTCGCGCCGGACGCCGTTGAGGTCTATGTGACCGACGACGTCGAGTCCGCGGAGTGGCACGCGCTGCTTCCTGCGGGGCAAACGATGTTGGGTGGGCAAGTGACTGCTGTCGGTTCGCCGGATGGTCAGGCGAAAGGCGAGTCGTTGCGCCGGGCGCAGGTGGCTGCGCGCTATTTCGCGGTGTCCGGATCGCGTTCGCGCGATGTTGTCTGGTCGACAAGCCGCCGCGCAGACTGATTGAGGAAGCCTCAGGGATCCAGGAAAGATGGGTCAGGCCATCAGCGGGTTGCATTCGAAGACACTGAGCCAGGCATGCCATCAGGGGCGTCCGATCGCTTGCCAATAGATTCGGGGGACAGGTGCTAGGGGCACGTTGGTTCATGTTGATGCGTTGATCGGCAAGTCATTCCGCCTACCCGATCATGCCCCAATGGATGACGGTCACCCCTTGGCGGCTTTCGCGTCGTTCGAAACCGTACGGACACCAACGTGAGTAGTCGAAACGGCTGTGTCTGTCTGGCGGTTGTATTTCTCGCCAACACGAGAAATTTATGGGCTCATTACTTGGAACGCGGCATGTCATCTTGTTAGAGTTATTCTCGTTCGAGTCTCCTAGTAGCGCGTTTGCGCGGGGACATCACCAGGATTCTTGGAGGATTTCATGTCGCGTGTCCTATCAACGGAGCAGGCAAAGACGGCCATTCAGCAGATTCAGGCGATCATCAACGGTGGCTTCACCGACCAGATCAGCCAGTTGGATGCCCAGGGACGGGTCCTGTCGGACCCGAATGTCTGGGATGGCCCGCTTGCTTCCCAGTTCCGCGGTTCAACGTGGCCGGAGACGAAGGCCGCGCTGGACAAGGCACGCACCGAGCTGGAGCAGCTCCGTGGCCAGTTGAACCAGATCTCGACGAACATCTTCACCGCGGGCGGCGGCAACTAGCCAGTTCTGGGCTTCGCCCCCCGTTGCCTCCGGCCGTGATGCCGCGCAGGCGGCGGGGGCGTTTTCCATCCTTTACCGAGGTTTCGACGGTGCCTCGGATCGTTTTTCGGGACCTCCGGGTCCCACTGGTCTGATGAGGGAGTTCTTGCGTGGCCGATCTGGGTGCCTTTGAACATGACGTTGTGTTTGACAACGGGACGGCAGACGCATTGATTTCGGCGTTCAACCTCGCCGCATCCAATATTGAGGGACAGTCCGGTTCCCGGTCCTCCCTGGTGGCGACGGCCGGAGCCGAGTTCCAGGGGCATTTCTCAAAGCTTTTTGCCGACAACGCCCGCGTCGCGTCCGCTGACGCGACCGAGCTCGCGGCACGTTTGCGCGAGGCAGCCACCGGCGCCAATTCGCTGAAGGAAGAAGCCCGCAAGGAAAACGAACGGCGCCGGCTGGCCCGCGAATGGAAGCAGCGTCGAGACGAGCGCCAAGAAAACGCCCTCCTGAGGGGCTGGGACATGGTCTTCGGCGAGGAGGATCCGCCCGTGGGGCCCCCGGCCCAGGAAGTGAGCATCCAGGCCTCGGCCCCCGTGACCGGGGTCCGGCAGACACCCGCCCCGGGCGGCGGTTCCAATGCCGGCGTCTCCGCGGCACGCCCCAGCGACCTGCGCTCCTTTGCCACCGGGTCGGCGAACCTCAATGGCGAGCTTTCGGGCAAGCCCGCGGCCTTGCGCAGCCACCTCGCGGACTTTGCCGCCCGCTGCAGCCATGGCTCGCTGAACGCCAATGGGGTAGTCAACGGCTTCGACAAGTGGCTCGAGGCCAACGACCAGGACGTGGCGTGGGCCCTGACCATCGCCAACGCCTTCGCTGCCGCCGGCGGCGAAGGAAACGTTTCGCGGCTGGCCGACTCGGCGCTCTTGGCTGCCCTCGCCACCCAAGGGGTCGGGGCGACCCGCCAGGACATCGCCATCGACGCGGCATTTGCCCTCGGTGCCGATCCGACGACCGGCTACTCCAACGACCCGGTCAACACCTCCACCGGCAACTTCCTGGAAACCGAGGTGGACCTCGGATTCGCGGGCGCCGCGGCGGCACTGGTGGCCACGCGAACCTACAACTCCCTGGACGAGCGGGTCGGTACTTTCGGGACCGGTTGGGCCTCGGTGTTCGACACCCGGCTCGAGCTGGAGGACGAAGGCGCCTGGATGGTGTTGGCCGATGGACGC contains:
- a CDS encoding FtsK/SpoIIIE domain-containing protein, which encodes MRVLIRLDGQRLDRELGTFAPGTTLAQLVTAAGGTAPPPGSTLYVDAAAVPADTPLEELLLLEGSTISLAPLPRPEPLRGWSATLSGGLDAGAVIPLPAHRPLLIGRSPQADLVLQTESASWNHASLELEGDGVRVRDSGSTNGTLLAGEAVDGDGVLVTAGTTLVMGGTTVLLRPEITENRAPEPGSLHNLTPAATAPFNRPPRPGNPPEPDPLSPPVRKDVPPASKFSYITVLAPLLLAGAMVMMLGDARFAMFAALSPVMAVGMWFEQKHRRAKNLKEEDERFTAALADFATEIADAAAVQATRRHSEIPDPATTMRIAALPTTRLWQRRAGSAGFLALNAGIGDVPWAPRLDDRSAPVPDRLVREALEASRIPAAPVLVDLTDAGVVGIVGDRAGALALARSLLTQAAVHAGPADLSIAVFCDRGRHEEWSWASWLPHTRRLGTGTSERWLSDERRRSAALLRALRDGLEESTGGTTLLVLDSEVLTEGRDAPARELLGHGRSVPGLGGRGTAQGPRVSGIVIAASEQQLPASCTTVITVGTDAAASVHDLGELTNVGDTVLAGIGLEAAERCAMDLARFDDPELVVPGAALPSLVRLPELAGMPASDAESIRTQWAKAKGFSAPIGTSESGPMSLDLVKDGPHGLVGGTTGSGKSEFLRSLVAGLAARNDATRLNFILIDFKGGAAFAACEALPHTIGTISNLDEQLADRALRSLEAEMARRQRIFAAAGEDIDNLDAYLATNPEEPMPRLLLVVDEFAMLAKDFPEVLSSLVSVAAVGRTLGVHMILATQRPAGVVNDDILANTNLRVALRVQSRDDSSNVIGVPAAAGISRAQTGRAYIKLGQDEITPVQTALVTGRASRAASDELVLDEIGHFGIAVPPRAPAPGAESEDSDLDGLIEAINQAHRAAGFGEPRPVWPVALGERVPLAGFPADGTGTGPAHRASTIPVVGSVRGRCIEVALKDEPEAQRQSPAGWDLAKGNLLLLGIAGSGTSTALASLALAAAAAKDPRELDLLVLDLGSRALAPLAALPHTSAYVGTGPGAKEQQARFLRHLRTELARRRADPGSRRETLVLIDGLATLRDEFQDYDGQGLLDALNRAYADGPALGLYFAVATTRAKAVPSAIDEVTIQKWLYRLADPYDYSALGVRGSNIPAAVPGRCVDAGTLRQMHIATPGTDLAAAVESVAARWPGTAPKAAAIGRLPEELTVAELGMPAQLQGEPWRFPVGLREEDLAPGVLEVYEGEHVLISGPARSGKSTLLLALAESIRASSADGEPVAVWGACGRRSPLANAGLDKVAVGPEDLPALLASIRLERGPVVLLVDDAERFEDSDASLANLLASGQRVCVIAAGRSADLRALYAHWTKTLRKSRCGVLLQPDVDYDGELLGVTLPRRAPVAVTPGRGYLCVGGTPAFIQSMGPGTTPGA
- a CDS encoding pyrophosphorylase yields the protein MSRVLSTEQAKTAIQQIQAIINGGFTDQISQLDAQGRVLSDPNVWDGPLASQFRGSTWPETKAALDKARTELEQLRGQLNQISTNIFTAGGGN
- a CDS encoding pyrophosphorylase yields the protein MSRVLSTEQAKTAIQQIQAIINGGFTDQISQLDAQGRVLSDPNVWDGPLASQFRGSTWPETKAALDKARTELEQLRGQLNQISTNIFTAGGGN